One window of Neptuniibacter halophilus genomic DNA carries:
- a CDS encoding diguanylate cyclase domain-containing protein — protein sequence MKDTPVVLIVDDMPSNIKVLANCLKEEYEIRAATSGQACLQQLQAGPVPDLILLDIEMPDINGLEVCKQLKALPRLKDVPVIFVTAWGEERDEELSFELGAVDYITKPVRPSVVRARVNTHVTLKKQQEKLREMVLKDSLTGLYSRYYLLETAVKRMAEAERHSLPLSLVLFNLDHFKQINNHYGYMQADKVLSQLGDHLLQNLRKGDLPARFGGETFILLLEQCDLKAAEEKAEALRQSIEQLEPEKIRLTCSMAVAQYQSGEAIEQWLGRCDQALAEAKRLGRNRVCPTG from the coding sequence GTGAAAGACACCCCGGTGGTACTGATCGTAGATGATATGCCCTCCAATATTAAGGTGCTGGCAAACTGCCTCAAAGAGGAGTACGAGATTCGTGCGGCCACCAGTGGCCAGGCGTGTCTGCAGCAGTTGCAGGCTGGCCCCGTACCGGATCTGATACTGCTTGATATTGAAATGCCGGATATAAACGGGCTGGAGGTGTGTAAGCAGCTTAAGGCGCTGCCAAGGCTGAAGGATGTGCCGGTGATCTTCGTGACCGCCTGGGGAGAGGAGCGGGATGAGGAGCTGAGTTTTGAACTGGGCGCGGTCGATTACATTACCAAACCGGTGCGGCCTTCGGTGGTACGTGCCCGGGTCAATACCCATGTCACCCTGAAAAAACAGCAGGAAAAGTTGCGGGAGATGGTGCTGAAAGACTCGCTGACCGGCCTTTACAGCCGCTATTATCTGCTTGAAACAGCGGTGAAACGGATGGCAGAGGCGGAGCGTCACAGCCTGCCGCTGAGTCTGGTGCTGTTTAATCTGGATCACTTCAAACAGATCAATAATCACTACGGCTATATGCAGGCGGATAAGGTACTCAGCCAGTTGGGTGACCATCTGTTGCAGAACCTGCGTAAAGGTGATCTGCCGGCCCGCTTTGGCGGAGAGACCTTTATCCTGTTACTCGAACAGTGTGACCTGAAGGCGGCTGAGGAGAAAGCGGAGGCGCTGCGTCAGTCCATTGAGCAACTGGAGCCGGAAAAAATTCGCCTGACCTGCAGTATGGCGGTGGCGCAGTATCAGTCTGGTGAAGCGATCGAACAGTGGCTGGGGCGCTGTGATCAGGCTCTGGCTGAGGCCAAACGGCTCGGCCGTAACCGGGTCTGCCCGACCGGGTAA
- a CDS encoding putative bifunctional diguanylate cyclase/phosphodiesterase: MSDELIVFAEEPQRQASSEAKGSLRPWKVLVVDDDRDVHEATKFGLKGLVFMNQPLQLLHAYSADEARALLTQHEDVAVVLLDVVMETETAGLDLVRVIRHDLQMTNCRIILRTGQPGYAPEIEVILKYDINDYKNKADLTRTRLYTSVTAALRSYSEMVTIDTSRRGLEQIVRASSELMSRHGINDLANGIITQLSALLGVPEEGIICCRSKITEQDEHQFIIVAASGKQAIKAQNARPLEDPDIKQMLQRAISEQRSIDDEHACVLYFPSEMRDDILLYLDIQRPLEETEHQILEVFCSNISVCLDNATILDRLHNHAYFDSLLDIPNRISFANHIDKMLLGQSHNLMLSLIDIDHFSGINDTLGAQSGDELLRLVAQRLTEMLPAEVFVSRVSGDTFGLLGPRSLLEPARIKAGFFDPFSLFGDELVISVTQGYYQLNDSNLRGNDAIKRANIALKRAKTIVRGEAIEYTQEIERETHQRMLLLQGLRRAYNDNELFLAYQPQIDLRTGQVTGFEALMRWRTKNGTMIGPQEFIPVAESSGMIIPLGKWVMDTAMADLVRLEQQFGLKLQMGINISSLQFRHPNFLHTIRSRLDRLEVSASQIEFEVTESVAMMDTENVREILATIHEYGAQVAIDDFGTGFSCLSYLETLNFDRLKIDKSFVDKMLDEHTSTHIPEMIISLGKDLNMQVIAEGVETLEQMEHLRQLDCDQAQGFYFARPMEFSQLQKWLQLHLAGD, from the coding sequence GAGGAGCCGCAACGCCAAGCCAGCTCCGAAGCGAAAGGGAGTCTTAGACCATGGAAGGTGCTCGTTGTTGATGATGACAGAGATGTACACGAGGCAACAAAATTTGGCCTGAAAGGTCTGGTTTTCATGAACCAGCCGCTGCAACTGCTGCATGCCTATTCCGCAGATGAAGCGCGCGCTTTGCTCACCCAGCACGAAGACGTCGCGGTGGTTCTGCTCGACGTGGTGATGGAGACCGAAACCGCCGGGCTGGATCTGGTCAGAGTGATCCGTCACGACCTGCAGATGACCAACTGCAGAATTATCCTGCGCACCGGCCAGCCCGGGTATGCTCCCGAAATCGAAGTGATCCTGAAGTACGATATCAACGATTACAAAAACAAAGCGGATCTGACCCGCACCCGGCTCTATACCTCAGTAACCGCGGCGCTGCGCTCCTACTCAGAAATGGTCACCATCGATACCAGCCGGCGGGGGCTGGAACAGATTGTCCGTGCCTCGAGCGAACTGATGTCGCGGCACGGCATTAACGACTTGGCTAACGGCATCATCACCCAGCTTTCGGCCCTGCTCGGGGTTCCTGAAGAGGGCATTATCTGCTGCCGCAGTAAGATAACTGAACAGGATGAGCATCAGTTTATTATCGTCGCCGCTTCCGGCAAACAGGCAATCAAAGCGCAGAACGCCCGCCCACTGGAAGACCCGGATATCAAACAGATGCTGCAACGAGCCATCAGCGAGCAGCGCAGTATTGATGATGAACACGCCTGCGTGCTCTATTTCCCCAGCGAGATGCGCGACGATATTCTGCTCTATCTCGATATACAGCGCCCGCTGGAGGAGACAGAACACCAGATTCTGGAGGTTTTCTGCAGCAATATTTCGGTCTGTCTGGATAATGCGACGATTCTGGACCGTTTACACAATCACGCCTATTTCGACTCGCTGCTGGACATCCCCAACCGAATCTCATTTGCCAACCATATCGATAAGATGCTGCTGGGGCAGAGCCATAACCTGATGCTGTCGCTGATCGACATCGACCACTTCAGCGGCATCAACGACACACTGGGTGCTCAGTCAGGTGACGAACTGCTGCGTCTGGTGGCACAACGCCTGACCGAGATGCTGCCGGCCGAGGTCTTTGTCAGCCGGGTGTCCGGCGATACCTTCGGTCTGCTCGGGCCACGTTCACTGCTCGAGCCCGCCCGGATAAAAGCCGGATTTTTTGACCCTTTCAGCCTGTTTGGTGATGAGCTGGTGATCTCGGTAACTCAGGGTTACTACCAGCTCAACGACAGCAACCTGAGGGGTAACGATGCGATCAAACGCGCCAATATTGCGCTGAAAAGGGCGAAGACTATCGTCCGCGGCGAGGCGATTGAATACACTCAGGAGATTGAACGCGAAACCCACCAGCGGATGCTACTGTTACAGGGGCTGCGTCGTGCCTACAACGACAATGAGCTGTTCCTCGCCTATCAACCCCAGATCGACCTCCGCACGGGTCAGGTGACCGGGTTTGAAGCCCTGATGCGCTGGCGCACCAAGAATGGCACCATGATCGGTCCGCAGGAGTTTATCCCGGTCGCTGAAAGCTCAGGCATGATTATCCCGCTGGGTAAGTGGGTGATGGATACTGCCATGGCCGACTTGGTTCGACTGGAGCAGCAGTTCGGCCTGAAACTGCAGATGGGGATTAATATCTCTTCGCTGCAGTTCCGCCACCCCAACTTCCTTCACACCATCCGCAGTCGTCTCGACCGGCTGGAGGTGTCCGCCAGCCAGATCGAGTTCGAGGTAACCGAGTCTGTGGCGATGATGGATACCGAGAATGTGCGCGAGATTCTGGCCACCATCCACGAGTATGGTGCTCAGGTCGCCATCGACGATTTTGGTACCGGATTTTCCTGTCTCAGCTATCTGGAAACGCTGAATTTTGACCGCCTGAAAATCGATAAATCCTTTGTCGATAAAATGCTCGATGAGCACACCAGCACCCATATACCGGAGATGATCATCAGCCTCGGCAAAGATCTGAATATGCAGGTGATCGCAGAAGGGGTAGAAACCCTCGAGCAGATGGAACACCTCCGGCAGCTCGACTGTGACCAGGCACAGGGGTTTTATTTCGCGCGGCCAATGGAGTTCAGTCAGCTACAGAAATGGTTGCAGTTACATCTGGCCGGAGATTAA